The sequence below is a genomic window from Rhodothermales bacterium.
CCCGAGTTGCTTGGGAAGATCGCTTCGGAGCTCCTGCTCCGGTGACACGATAAGTCCGCCCCGGGGCACGACCACACCTCCCTCCAACACGACGGCCTCGAGTTCACCCCCTTCGCCGGTCAGCCGCTCGATCCGCTCCTCGCGCACGACAATCCCGTTCCGCTCGATGCGCGCCCGGTCCGCGGCCGGTAGCTCGGCCGGGCCATCGGTGAACAGGATGACGTCGCTGGACCACCCCCGGATGAGCCGGCAGAGGTGGAGCGTCCGCGCGGGATCCAGACCCCGGCCGTAGACGGCAAGCGGCCGGCCCCCGACCTCCCACCCGTGGCAATACGGGCAGTGGAAGACGCCGCGTCCCCAGCGCTCCGCCAGCCCCGGCACCTCGGGAAGGATATCCCGAACGCCTGTCGCGAGAACGATTCCTCGCGCATCGACCCGTTCGCCGCTGGCAAACATCACCATAACCATCTCCCGGATGCGCACGGCGCGGACTGCCCACTCTTCGCGGATGACGACGTCGTACGGGGCGAGTTGCTCGCG
It includes:
- a CDS encoding NAD(P)/FAD-dependent oxidoreductase, with amino-acid sequence MTDPSLFDAIVIGGGPAGLSAALALGRSRRRVLVAASGPTRNASAEASHNVFTRDGTPPAELLRIGREQLAPYDVVIREEWAVRAVRIREMVMVMFASGERVDARGIVLATGVRDILPEVPGLAERWGRGVFHCPYCHGWEVGGRPLAVYGRGLDPARTLHLCRLIRGWSSDVILFTDGPAELPAADRARIERNGIVVREERIERLTGEGGELEAVVLEGGVVVPRGGLIVSPEQELRSDLPKQLGCPLTTHGRVEAGIGGQTAVPGVFVAGDIAPGMQSVVSAMASGTLAGAMLNHYLLEEEFVR